TCAGTTGAAATTTCTTTTAAATTTCCCTTTTAATAAATGATTCAATTTTTTTTGTCTGCAAAAATTGTCCTTATTTTTAACGCAAGTTAAATTCTAAAAACGAGAATACATAcattattaattatcaaattaataatataaataagtgaattttaaatataaagtaaaaataaatattaatattaatagtaataattttaaatttcattaaAAAGAAAATTTTCATTTTAATAGGAGGTctataaaacatatatattaaaaattctaataataataataattattatttatattatagtaataataattatattattattattataacaaaataaacaatattaatacatgagaaacttgagtacaaaatcatgttatttataaaaagtggtagtacatttaaattataataaattttattttaacaaAATATTATTGTTCGTCATTAATTTTAATGATATTATCACAGCTACCACTGACCTTTAATAACACAGTTGACTGACATATACCATATTTATTACATTAACACTAATATTTAGATCTACTATAAACATTTGCGAATTAAATATTACAAACAAATGAACTAGATAAACTTATCTATTAAATATGATTATGTGCATCACAACCATTTATACCTTTAActgaatatatatttatatctaaCCATGTCATATTTTAAGtattatatttttgtatttacacaaaaataaataaattaagggCTTTCATATAAATTAAGGgctttcatatatatatatatatatatatatatatatatatatatatatatatacacacacatatatatatatataaatacacacatatatatatgtatatataatatatacacatatatatatgtatgtgtgaaTTTATGTAAAAAAAACCTTTAACTTATGGTCttcataatttataaaatatttgatAATGTTGGTTTATATTGAAATTTTACTGCGTCATTATGGCATGTGCGGATAATATTAACTAAAATAGATAAACTTGGTAAGGTTTATATATGAAATACAACCACGCCTAGTATGCCGAGAGATGTggatttattaatattttttgaGAGAGGGGAAAGAGTTACTGAGCTCGGAAATTAAAATTGAAgaatactaaaattcaaataACAATTAAAAAACAAAATCTTATGTAAACAAACAACTATATTATGTAAAATtactaaaatttctaaaaaactTCCATGAATCGTCCTTAACGGTAAAAAACAAGAAATGCCACTACAAGTCTTTACGTCAATCGTAGATAAACACTATTACACCAATATCATCACAATAAAAATCTACTCATATACACAAATAAATCCATCATCATTTGGAGggggaacaacatgaaatattatCAACAAGAATAACTAAAATAATATCGATTCGCTCAATTTAGAGCATGCCCGTGTATTGCACGGGCTATAGAACTAGTTTTTATTTAACTGCTACAACTCAAATTTAAAAAGTGGGATGGAAGTATTTTAGTTATTTATGGTTTACTTGATTTCCCTAAAAAAAACTGAGAGCAAGGTGGTGTTCGATATATTTATCGTTTCAATCAATTTTTGTCAttctttaattatttaatagtttttaaattttttattattaaataaatatacttttcaatattataaaatgaatattattcttcttaaagattctttttatcATCTTTTTGTTATTTGTTATTTTTCATATTTCATAACTTCAATATAATTCATTAAATTATCCAAACCGATTAGTAGCTAATcataatttacgttttatttatAGGTAATTCAAGTAAGCAATTATTTTTCCATAGCCCAAAGATAACCTTGTTCGAAAGCAAGTGAAAGGATTTTCAAGTGCTcacgatttttttaaaaaagcaAAAATAATTGATTATAAACGCATAATTTGACATATATTCGCTACAAAAATAAAGTGGAATGAAAGTATTTTAGGGGTTAGTTCGGAATATTTTTCATTTCAATCCAATTTCTTTAATAATTTTAATAGCTTTTCAGTGACTTCTATTAAGGTAAGGGCTGATCATATGCTCCAACTTTTATTCCTACTATAATGGTGAGAATGTCGAAACACGTTCTGCTTGGCTGTCAATAAAATATTTGGGGTTCCTTTTTTACTCGGATCCATTTTAGAATAGCTAATGGATCACTGTATGCCTCGGGAAccatttttttaaaactaaaccGGATCAAATTTATTATCATTctatataatattaatatataatcGAGTGCCTTCGTTGAATCATTTGCAGGTGCTTCATTCTTCAAAGTGCATCCTAGCATTCAGAAAACCGAATCGAAATCGAAAAACTGAATCGAACCGTGCTAATTCAGTTCGGTTTTAATATTTCAGAAATTCGGTCTATCTGGTTCGGACTAAATAAACCAAAGTAAAAATTTGGTTCGCTCCGactcttttaaaaaatatttcggtcGGGACCGAATACACCATATCATAAATATTACTCCCTCTATCTCTCCGATATGTTTACACTTTTTTTTTTAGGATGTACCTtgtttatatttcaaaattttccaaaaatagtaaagtttttataatttttaaaataaaaacaaccactacttctctccactaCTTCTCTGCgctatacccactttatacatgTAATAATATTAATCGGTTCCACTACTTTActcaattttttaattttcctcCACTATTTGATCACTTATCTTAAACGTCATACCCAACACAAAAATAAATATTTGGAAGGGACaaagaaaatataatttaatattatatacatattatatatatcttagaacttattatcatatttttttaatttataattatatttaaacaCTCTTATAACTTCATATGTCacattactttaattatattttaaattttataaattttggtttaatttttaatataactttttttaaaaagaaaaattcgATCCATCAAGTTCAAAACCCTTGAGTTCAAAATCGAACTGGACCGTCATAATATAACTTCGGTCCGGTACAAGAAAAAATAACTATTCGATTTTTCTCTTCAGTCCTATTTTGGACCGAAGCTGTGCATCCAAACGGAAGACTTGACATTTTTAAGTTGTTCACTCTTATTATAGATGCACTATGCATATACATTTGCCCTCAAATATTTCCCCGTTCTTTTACGTATACGAGGAATCAAAACATtcatatttatatacatatatatatgcctgttttatttacttttttctaaataattagaCTTATATGCCTTATCCTTACATTGAGTAGTAATATTATTAGATGAAATTATCATTTACTCTGGGTCCCTATCCTGTAGTTACATATGACTAACAGATAAAGACCATTCAAAACAAGACAAACATATGCAAGAATGAAAAAGGATGCAAGACTAAAAAAAATCTCAATAATAATCTTAATAAGCATTTTCACATGTAATTAACACAGCTCTAACTCTTTCGAGTACAATTTGGATGATTCAAGACCTTACCCGCTTTATAGGGAATAAAACCAAGTCAGCATCACAAGTTTTTTTGTATCATTAATGAAACAAGAAAAAACTTTAGTTAGCTACATCATCATCAAACTCATGACCATGATCTAGAAGATAGTTCGCAGCCAGCTCCTCATTTCTATTGCATGCGATGAATACTTGCAATACAACAGCTCGATCGAAACCCATTGCTTCAAGCTGCAAAAACATTAAAAGCTTTTAAGATAAAACAGTGCGCTTAAATTATTCAATCAATAACCATTTTTTCAATTAATAGTACATTGATAGAATATTGCATACAAAAAAACAAACTACATTATGGAGGATAGCAGCAATAATGGAAACTACATGTCTACTCTACTTAGCAGAGACAATTAAATAACATGTGCAGACTGCAATAATGTCCTTGATAGTGTTTGTTTGAGTTTTATTCATTTTAGCAAACAAtgtaattatacaaataattgttCACACGAATAAGGGAATTATTTTCTACCTGCAAATTATATACGGGCAAAATAGAGTTCTTACAAGACCAGAAAAGTTAGTACTTATGTCTGGTGGATcacaatttatttatttattaaagacATGATATATTTCCAGTTAGTTAAGCGTAAATTATTATCATAATTACTATGTTCGATTACCTACCTATATTACTCATCAAATGATacaaaaattaattaaaaaaatgtaTTATACATGCGAGGACTCGATATGTTCATAATCAACGAAGAGGATACAGGCATTGGTACATTATGATTAAATGAAATATGTTTAAAACAATTAAATTTAACCATAAAAAAAACTTACACGTTCAATGGCGTCCCGCTCTTCAGGTGTAACAGCAAGAGCTTGTGGCGCTGCTCCACCCAGCTGCCCCAGCATGTTCCTGATAAACATTAATGGATTCAATGAATAGCTAAAGGGAAGCCAAAAAAACTAGTGTGAAGTATATCATAAGAAATAAAGACTTCCGATGCTTCTTGTCTTAAGAGCACCATcaagaaaaaaaaattcataCCCTTCACCTCCTTCAACAGGTTCATTTATCAAGCCTAGAAAATCTGCCTGGTGATCCTGAATGAGTCGCATAAGGTTTGGATTTTGCTTCCCCAACTCCTGAAGCATAGGCTGCAAGTAGGTTTTGATTCATGATTTGCTTCAACAGAGCATTTGAAAAATACGTAAAAGACAAAGGACGGTCAAAATAGCTATGACTTTAAAAGACACACACACATGTACCTGCAGGATCTGGGGATTGGTCTGGACCATTGTCCGCAAGGCCTGGAACTAAAAGAGATAGCAGGAGACAAAGATCAAACTTCGGAAGTTCTATTAGACTTAAGACATTTACTAGTACTATATCTCATCATGTACCTGTGGGCTGTTACGTAGAAAATCTAAATTTCCTGCACTTGCATTTGAACCCATATTTGGAAGTCCCTGAGCTCCCAAAAAATGACAATAAATATCGATTCAACAAAGAACGATTACAAGAAGAATAAAATCTGCCGCATATCAATACCTGTGGGAACAGATTTAGAGGATTCGCATTTGGACCACCATGAGGAACTGTAGTTTGGGGTGGCTGTGGCTGTGGCTGTGGCTGTGGCTGTGATGGAGGGTTTGTAGCTTGACCACCAGCAGGTGCCTGTGCCACAACAGGAGCTACAGCTTGCACAGGAATGCCCTATAATTTTAAATTACAATTAGAAAAAAATGAATGGCACCATAAACAGCAAGACATAATGTCTAGAATATTAGTTTATTAAAAAACAGGAAGTAGTGAACATATATCCATAAACAAAGAACTGTACATCACTGAGGGGTGGTCTTGAATTCAGCGAATAAATACACATCAATAAGATACAAAGCCTTGCTTTGTTAAGAGATTCAGTTTGGAGGGAACAAAAATTCAAGACTACTCCTGTTAAATAACTTTTGGAAGCCAAGCAGCTCAGATGTTTTACTGCATTTAACAGTATAATATCCAAAACAAATAATTAATTCAAAGACAAAAGAttacatataaaaataaaataatgatgTTGGAATAAGATATTGCAACTTAACATAATTCAGTGCAGCTGAACATTGCACATTTAAATCCTATGCAACCAAGGACTAGCCGGGTGAGTGACTCCTTGTCTATCTATATCTTAAAGAGTGGTGGAACCCTTTTCTTGGGACCGCCCTGAGCAATCCAAATCCTACGATGTCTGATGCCAGACATCTGGCTGGCTGAGATAATATATTAGTACCTTCATTGCCAGTGGCATTTTCAATATCATAAGACCTTGTACTAAAAGCCAGAAGTTTGTTAGAATATTAGGAATTTGCTCATTCATCACTTTGCCATCCCTGTTGTTCCGACTAATAATTTGGAGTGTAACATGCATGGTCTAAAGTTACCTAGCTGAGTCTGAAGTTCCTATAATTACAGGTTAGCAAATCAATGGAAACAGAGAACAGGTATCCAAAGAGGCACCATTCCTTTCGCTGTTGTCTTTATTTCTTAATGCACACTTTCTACTAGCAGAATATATGGTTAAATTTGTTTCCCTACAGAAGACAATCAAACATTTCAAGAAGGCTCTTAAGATGCAGTTAGCCGTATTTGGAGGAGGGCTCCCACATTTATCAAGATGAGCTCCGTTTGCTCATGTTGATCTATGCAGTTTAGTATTAACTGAACTATTTCTTAAGTGACTCTCTATACGGTAAGATCAGTCTGATTTCTTTTTTGTCATTTAGTCCTGTATTATCATAGTCACTCTATTTACTGAATACGGATATCCATGGTGCACACCTTTGGCCCTATGATTAGTTTTCATATTAACAATGTCCCCTTATACCCTATAATCATTTTTTATATTGGTAATGTTTTATTTAGGTTGGGGGAGGAGCCAGATAgaacaataatatatatatataagtatatttaGATTATTATCATTTAAGCAGGAGGAGAAGTAAAAGAGAGTTAGGAGTAGGTAAGCTATCTCCCAAAAAAGAAGATAAATATTATACAGCTGATCAAAGAAAATTCCAAAAAACTCACTGAATACAGGTATTCAACAGCTCTCTCTGGATTGTTATAGGCGGCATGCATGGCACGCATAACTGTATCACGTTCCCAGCTCCCTCCACCCATATCAAGAATTTGTTGAATAGTAGATTCGAAGTTACCTCCGGAGACAAGGTTTGATGCTGCATGGCCATATACATCTGAATCTGATCTGCTTGATCAAAAGAAGCCAACAGTAAAATATTACGCCACTAATGGTCATGTATATTATAACATAGAGTTAATTGCACTTTACAACCCCTACTTTTCATTTAATAACAAAACTATATACTTACTTTCAAAAATACAGTTTGCAACCCCTAACTTTAGACATCAAATACAATATGCATCCCTTTAACcattttgttaaaaatatttatattgtggagggtaaaattgaaattcaacaaaatatttaaataataattttaaattaaactaaaatttagaatttcaaattataaaaataatattaatgtcaattattttattactcagtataatttttaaaattttaaaatttagatatatttagaaactttatgattatatatataaacatatattttgcttaataaatatattttaagtatttagcattacgattaatttagaatattacTGATAGAAAATATCTATAATTTTTTTCATGTAAAAAAtacattaaaataaatattttaattaatttaaaattttagttattaatatcaacatctcaatttcaattttataaattgAAAATTAAGGGTTGCAAACTGTATTTTGCAAAGTAGGTATACTGTTTTGATTTAAAATGAAAGGTGGGGGTTGCAAAGTGCAATTAACTCTATAACATATGTATAGTTAAAAAAAGAAGCAACATCTAACGGAAAATCAAAATATTACACCACTAGGAAAAACATGAGGGATTAATTTGAAAGGTGGCCCAGGGCAAATTTGTACTTACGAAGCAGGAGCAGGACTTGGGGCCAAAATTGGAGTACTCCCAGATACAGTTTGTGTGCTGACACACAAGCAATAACATGAGCATATATTTAAAAGCAGACCTAGAACAAAAATGCAAGCCATAGAATCTATAACTCACGGAATAGTTGGTGTAGGCGTTTGAGATGATGTTACAGACTGTAATGCAGCAGGGGAGGGATTTGCTGGTTGAGCCTAGAATATAACAGGATTCTTTAGCACTTAAAAACACGGAATGAAATGATATAAACATGAAACTTAAAAAAGAAATGCCATGCCTCTATTACTCGAAAAACATTTGGCAAAAATTACCAAATTATCAAATTTAATAAATTGTCAACTTGATAAATTAGATTACCTCTATTATGCAACTACTAGGCTGAAATTCATTTAAACAGCTAGCAAAAGGACTAAATAAACAGTTTCCTCCATTTAGATAAATATCTAGCTCCACTAGCAAACCCAATTTTTTTGGACAAATATGGCCTTACAAAGTAGTATATGTTCTTATAAATTCTCAGGG
This sequence is a window from Apium graveolens cultivar Ventura chromosome 9, ASM990537v1, whole genome shotgun sequence. Protein-coding genes within it:
- the LOC141684168 gene encoding ubiquitin receptor RAD23d-like, whose amino-acid sequence is MKIFIKTLKGTNFEIQVKPDDTISDLKTIIEAKQGKDVYPAAQQMLIHKGKVLKDATTLEDNEVAENNFIVIMLSKAKTTPSGTSTTSAAPSSTAQPANPSPAALQSVTSSQTPTPTIPTQTVSGSTPILAPSPAPASSDSDVYGHAASNLVSGGNFESTIQQILDMGGGSWERDTVMRAMHAAYNNPERAVEYLYSGIPVQAVAPVVAQAPAGGQATNPPSQPQPQPQPQPPQTTVPHGGPNANPLNLFPQGLPNMGSNASAGNLDFLRNSPQFQALRTMVQTNPQILQPMLQELGKQNPNLMRLIQDHQADFLGLINEPVEGGEGNMLGQLGGAAPQALAVTPEERDAIERLEAMGFDRAVVLQVFIACNRNEELAANYLLDHGHEFDDDVAN